Sequence from the Rhodanobacter sp. genome:
ACGACGCGGATGCCGCCGGTGCTGTCCACCGTGATGCGGTAGCCGGCATCGCCCACGGTATCGGTGTGCGGGTCCACCTCAAACGTGATCGCCGGATGCGCGGTGCCGGCGGTTGCCATGCGCAGGCGCAAGCCGCGGATATCGGCGAGCCGTTGTACGAGCCGTTCCGCGATGGAACGCAGGGCATCGCGATTCGCGCCGCGCACCGCAACCGTGGCGCCGTCCGCCAATGCGAATGCGCCACTGCCGGCGGGGCGCGCCAGCACCGGTTGCGGCAGCAGCGACCAGGCGGGCACGTCCGGCACGGCGGGCGTTGCCCTGGCGACGCTGGCTGACGCCAGCCATGCGGCGGCGACACAAGCGCCAAGCCGGGCGATCGCGATGCGGCTCATGCGGCCAACCGCCTGAGGTACCAATGGGCCGCTCCCTGCACGCCATGGCGGCCGTGCTCCGTCACCCAGACCGGTACCTGCGACAACAGGCTGCGCGCGCTGCGCCCGTGCAGGAAGCGCTGCTCGAAGGCGCTGCGCTCGAGCAACCCGAACATCGAGGAAAGGAACCCGCCGGCCAGGTACACGCCGCCGCTGGCCATGAAGGCCAGCGCGAGGTTGCCGGCCAGGCTGCCCAGCGCGGCGCAGAACACCTCCACGGCTTCCACGGCATGCGCGTCGCTGCCTGCGGCGGCCGCGGCGGTGACGGCCTCGGGCGTCGCCAGTTTCGGCCTCTCCCCGTGCAGCGCGCACAGGGCCGTGTACACGGTCAGCAGGCCGGGGCCGGAGACGATGCGTTCGAACTCCACGTAGCCGCCGTGCGGCGCCAGGTACGCGAGGATCTCGCGCTCGCGCAGCGAGTTCGGCGCGAAGTCCATCTGGCCGGCTTCCGTCGTCAGCACCAGGCCGCCAGCAGGGCCGGGGACGCGCACCGCTGCGCCCAGGCCGGTACCCGGTCCGATCACCAGCGCCGGACCGTGGGCGGGCGAGGCGGGGCCGCACAGATGGCGTGCGCCGCGGGCCAGCTCGCCGTCGAGCGCATAGCCCAGCGCCTCGAAATCGTTGAGCGCCGCCACGTCGTCCAGCGCCAGTGCATGCGCCAGCGACGGCAGGTGGACCGGCCAGGGGAGGTTGTCGTTGACCACCTCGTCGAACAGCAACTGGCCAGCGCAGGCGAGCACGCAATGGCGCACCGGAACGCGCACGTCCGCGTCGAGGAAGGATTGCAGCAGCGCCGACAGCCGCGGGAAATCCGCGCATGCGAACTTGCGATAGGCGAGCAGTTCGACCGGGCGCCCGTCTTCGCGCGGTGCCTGCACCAGCGCCACGCGCGCGTGGGTGCCGCCGATGTCGGCCGCCAGGAACGGTGCCTGCGATATCCCCGTCAAACGATTCCTCACGTCCAGCGCGCTCCCCCGCCATGGATTCGCCATCAGCTTGAAACCTTGTTGACACCGGTGTCAAGAGCCGGCGCAGCATAAGCGCGAATGGCGTCCGGATCGTTGCCGTTGCTGGCTTTCCGAGGCCGAAAGCGGTGCCTGGGCGTTCCCCGGAAACGAAAAACCCGCCGGGCGGCGGGTTTGCAAGGGTCTTGGGGTTTCACGGGGAAACCACTGGACGGTCACGTGGTACCGGTGAGAGGACTCGAACCTCCACTCTGTCGCCAGAAGCGGATTTTGAGTCCGCCGCGTCTACCATTCCGCCACACCGGCACGTGAGCCGCGCATTATGCCGGGATCAGTGCACCGGGTCGAGACCCAGCTGACGCTCGCAGCGTTCGTAACCGGATTCGCCGGCCAGCGGCTGGAACACCGCGCAGCGGGTCATGTTGCCGGAGTAGATGTGCAGGCTCACGGCGATGTCGTGGTCGCTGGGGTTGCGGATGGTGTGGTATTCGTGCGGCGGGATCAGGCTGCCGGCGGAACCGGGGCCGGCCTGTACCGAGCCGACCGGCTGGAAACGGCAGTGGCCTTCGGCGTCTTCCGCCATGCGCTCGTACTGCACCACGTCCAGCGCGCCGCGCCACACGCCCTCGACGCACCACATGCCGGCATGGTCGTGGATCGGCGTGCCCTGGCCGGGGCCCCAGGTCATCGCCACCACGCAGTAGCCGTGGTCGTCGCTGCGGTACAGCTCGCGCCG
This genomic interval carries:
- a CDS encoding glucokinase family protein; the protein is MANPWRGSALDVRNRLTGISQAPFLAADIGGTHARVALVQAPREDGRPVELLAYRKFACADFPRLSALLQSFLDADVRVPVRHCVLACAGQLLFDEVVNDNLPWPVHLPSLAHALALDDVAALNDFEALGYALDGELARGARHLCGPASPAHGPALVIGPGTGLGAAVRVPGPAGGLVLTTEAGQMDFAPNSLREREILAYLAPHGGYVEFERIVSGPGLLTVYTALCALHGERPKLATPEAVTAAAAAGSDAHAVEAVEVFCAALGSLAGNLALAFMASGGVYLAGGFLSSMFGLLERSAFEQRFLHGRSARSLLSQVPVWVTEHGRHGVQGAAHWYLRRLAA